The Bombus vancouverensis nearcticus chromosome 9, iyBomVanc1_principal, whole genome shotgun sequence genome includes a window with the following:
- the LOC117163414 gene encoding uncharacterized protein LOC117163414 isoform X2, giving the protein MMKKHINNLMTEQNINQKLLTAHSAQLKTEDHHYRLSCNTESSLRQEARRFQKEWQEVNEMVTNIEKELQKMIKKIEISKNTLKYDEKNLREMEEILNENENNNELIAQYMKEDLKEYKELELKRQKLSKELQTYRDSIIKTTNEAREVEIILNRTSALYNQALIEYRQMFNQWKGSVIMLQQRNNDIKKVIQETEALYEISQDKKKVLQESEKFLMEQIENNKQVQDSIKKLEKELTTMKEEQGNMKEMITSYENQLVIQKGIVKELTQRVQQVRADIKHKESQIQIKNTKIEKIDKQVIDLTAKLQDITNQKVDIEEKAKELEEMIEEQEKKKFKITKEMNRLQMANLRVMNQIKDLQNENKVLKMEYEKESKKCEYLDKLHTKEEHILEDKKEVSYQAEFEVRKYEMKLNRLKGLEYNKSEVEKKQKKIEDLQNTLDEKMKVSKLLQKQIAALEDNMRKISNSIAQDNNELEYLQNKKQDLVLLMNAGEKQLKAAQNCYEEKQVEESMLRLRVSQMEKMMCNIGENVYDLERYRLELEAAMRERKAEIVVQKESLIVQKRIVDGECSELRSAIAERKTRIKQLQARYDNYIALLGTNPDGTPMSTTHMKIQSAQERYLLQEQGDQLDETIRKTEDEIQAMENTLRVINVCNDKYKVSLTTDDQNKPEIEEHKKLDEELQNAEQHLKQKKEELQCLTENMQKIQNDYVKILENIEETQECKENKNQYLTDLKHHIREQKEKISRADKSLQNAQKSIQRLYESTGDKTVLIQQKEIELRELQEQNSIALQDIAEFTVHHIEVEPYIKKLLASQNIQLPTNLLGQLPGSNHSHSNTNLSECLPKSTNRESMPDITEVSSNKVFGGWQKVYSHESYELGCKMNFGIFLPPQVEEGPVPVIYWLSGLTCTEANFVQKAGAQKYASEQGVILVAPDTSPRNLNIPGEDDDWDFGTGAGFYVDALKEPWKKHYRMYSYVTKELPALINEKFPVLPDKQSIMGHSMGGHGALICALKNPGLYKTVSAFAPISNPISCPWGKKAFSGYLGGTETNAAWREWDATELAKKYNGPPLDILVDQGKEDKFLKNGQLLPENLLSAAKDAGLSLVLRFQESYDHSYFFISTFIEDHIKHHVKYLKS; this is encoded by the exons ATGATGAAAAAGCATATTAACAATTTAATGACAGAGCAGAATATAAATCAAAAACTTTTAACCGCTCATTCGGCGCAACTTAAAACTGAAGACCATCATTACCGATTGAGTTGTAACACTGAATCGAGCCTTCGCCAAGAAGCGCGACGTTTTCAAAAAGAATGGCAAGAAGTAAATGAGATGGTAACAAACATTGAGAAAGAATTACAAAAAATgataaagaaaatagaaatatcgaaaaatacaCTAAAATATGATGAAAAAAATCTACGAGAAATGGAGGAgatattaaatgaaaatgaaaataataatgaattaaTAGCACAATATATGAAAGAAGACTTAAAAGAATATAAG GAACTGGAATTAAAAAGACAGAAACTTAGCAAAGAATTGCAAACATATCGTGattcaattattaaaacaaCTAATGAAGCGCGGGAAGTGGAGATTATACTTAATCGAACATCTGCATTGTATAATCAAGCATTGATAGAATACCGGCAAATGTTTAATCAATGGAAAGGAAGCGTAATCATGTTACAACAAAGAAATAATGATATCAAGAAAGTCATTCAA GAAACCGAAGCATTGTACGAAATTTCTcaagataaaaaaaaagtactTCAAGAATCAGAAAAATTCTTGATGGAGCAAATTGAGAATAATAAGCAAGTTCAagattcaattaaaaaattagaaaaggaGCTTACTACAATGAAGGAAGAACAGGGCAACATGAAAGAAATGATTACTTCATACGAAAATCAA cTTGTTATACAAAAAGGTATCGTGAAAGAGTTGACACAACGTGTGCAGCAAGTAAGAGCTGACATAAAACATAAGGAATCacaaattcaaattaaaaatacaaaaatagagaaaatagaTAAACAAGTAATAGATTTAACTGCAAAATTGCAAGACATTACCAATCAAAAAGTGGACATTGAAGAAAAGGCAAAAGAACTAGAAGAGATGATAGAG GAGCAAGAGAAAAAAAAGTTCAAAATAACTAAAGAAATGAATCGATTACAAATGGCAAATTTACGTGTAATGAATCAAATAAAAGATTTACAAAATGAGAATAAAGTTTTAAAGATGGAATATGAAAAGGAATCTAAAAAATGTGAATATTTAGACAAATTACATACCAAAGAAGAACATATTTTAGAGGATAAAAAGGAAGTATCCTACCAAGCAGAATTCGAAGTGCGAAAATATGAGATGAAATTGAACAGATTAAAAGGGCTTGAATATAACAAGTCTGAAGTtgagaaaaaacaaaaaaagattgAAGATCTTCAAAATACTTTAGATGAAAAAATGAAAGTGTCTAAGTTATTGCAAAAACAGATTGCCGCTTTAGAA GATAATATGAGGAAAATTTCAAATAGTATAGCACAAGATAACAATGAATtagaatatttacaaaataaaaaacaagatCTTGTTCTTCTAATGAATGCAGGAGAAAAACAATTAAAAGCTGCTCAAAATTGTTATGAGGAGAAACAAGTAGAAGAAAGTATGCTACGACTTAGAGTATCTCAAATGGAGAAAATGATGTGTAATATAGGAGAAAATGTTTATGATTTGGAAAGATATAGACTTGAATTAGAAGCA GCAATGCGGGAACGAAAAGCAGAAATTGTTGTACAGAAGGAATCTCTAATAGTACAAAAAAGAATTGTAGATGGTGAATGTTCAGAATTAAGAAGTGCTATTGCTGAGAGAAAAACACGAATAAAGCAATTACAGGCAAGGTATGACAATTACATAGCATTGTTAGGTACTAATCCTGATGGAACTCCAATGAGTACTACTCATATGAAGATTCAAAGTGCACAAGAAAGATATCTTTTACAAGAACAGGGTGATCAATTAGATGAAACAATAAGAAAAACTGAAGATGAAATACAAGCCATGGAAAATACATTACGAGTAATAAATGTTTGTAATGACAAATATAAGGTATCCTTAACAACAGATGATCAAAATAAACCAGAGATAGAAGAACATAAAAAATTGGATGAAGAACTGCAGAATGCAGAACAACATTTGAagcaaaaaaaggaagaattaCAGTGTTTAACTGAAAATATGCAG aaaatacaaaatgACTATGTGAAAATTCTTGAAAATATAGAGGAAACTCAAGAatgcaaagaaaataaaaaccaATATTTAACTGACTTGAAACATCACATTcgtgaacaaaaagaaaaaatatcaagAGCTGATAAAAGTTTACAGAATGCCCAGAAAAGTATTCAACGATTGTATGAAAGTACAGGAGACAAAACTGTGCTCATACAACAG AAAGAGATAGAATTACGTGAACTGCAAGAACAAAATTCCATTGCTTTGCAAGATATTGCAGAATTTACAGTTCATCATATAGAAGTTGAGCCttacattaaaaaattgttagcaTCACAGAATATACAGTTACCTACAAATTTATTAGGCCAATTGCCGGGATCTAATCATTCTCATAGTAATACAAACTTATCAGAATGTTTACCAAAAAGTACAAATAGAGAAAGT ATGCCAGATATTACCGAAGTTTCTAGCAACAAAGTTTTCGGCGGATGGCAGAAAGTCTATTCACACGAAAG CTATGAATTAGGATGTAAAATGAATTTTGGAATCTTCCTACCACCGCAAGTGGAAGAAGGACCTGTACCCGTCATTTATTGGTTATCTGGCTTGACATGTACAGAAGCTAATTTTGTTCAGAAAGCAGGTGCACAAAAATATGCTTCTGAACAAGGAGTAATCTTAGTTGCACCTGATACTAGCCCTCGCAATCTTAATATACCTGGAGAAGATGATGATTGGGATTTTGGAACTGGTGCTGGTTTTTATGTTGATGCACTAAAGGAGCCTTGGAAAAAACATTATAGAATGTATAGCTATGTTACTAAGGAACTACCAGCtttgattaatgaaaaatttcctGTTTTACCGGACAAACAATCCATAATGGGTCATAG TATGGGTGGACATGGAGCTTTAATATGTGCTTTAAAAAATCCTGGTTTATACAAAACAGTATCTGCTTTTGCACCTATAAGTAATCCAATTTCATGTCCATGGGGGAAAAAGGCTTTCTCCGGTTATTTGGGTGGGACAGAAACTAACGCTGCATGGAGAGAATGGGATGCTACAGAACTAGCTAAAAAGTACAATGGACCTCCTTTGGATATTTTGGTTGACCAG GGAAAAGAAGATAAGTTCTTGAAAAATGGACAATTGCTACCAGAAAATTTACTATCAGCTGCAAAAGATGCTGGATTATCTTTAGTTCTTAGATTTCAAGAAAGCTATGATCATAGTTACTTTTTTATATCTACATTCATAGAAGATCATATTAAACATCATGTAAAATATCTTAAATcttaa
- the LOC117163415 gene encoding putative peptidyl-prolyl cis-trans isomerase dodo, giving the protein MADEELPAGWEKRLSRSTGQHYYLNVYTKESQWDRPDKPADPSGNNKGDGPEEVQCSHLLVKHSGSRRPSSWREENITRSKEEALELIKSYREQIVSGKATFAELASKYSDCSSAKRGGDLGPFSRGAMQKPFEQAAFALKVGELSSPVHTDSGIHIIQRTA; this is encoded by the exons ATGGCGGACGAAGAATTACCAGCGGGTTGGGAAAAACGTTTAAGCAGATCTACTG gacaacattattatttaaatgtttATACTAAAGAAAGTCAATGGGATAGGCCAGATAAACCAGCTGATCCATCTGGAAATAATAAAGGAGATGGTCCAGAAGAAGTTCAGTGTTCTCATTTGTTAGTAAAACATTCAGGTTCTAGAAGACCATCTTCCTGGCGAGAAGAAAATATCACAAGATCAAAGGAAGAAGCTCTTGAACTTATTAAAT CTTACAGAGAACAAATAGTGTCTGGAAAAGCAACATTTGCTGAACTTGCTTCAAAGTATAGTGATTGTAGTTCAGCCAAGCGAGGTGGAGACTTGGGACCATTTAGTCGAGGTGCAATGCAAAAGCCTTTTGAACAAGCAGCATTTGCTCTCAAAGTTGGTGAATTGTCTTCACCAGTTCACACAGATAGTGGTATTCATATCATTCAGCGAACAGCATAA
- the LOC117163414 gene encoding S-formylglutathione hydrolase isoform X1, with protein MPDITEVSSNKVFGGWQKVYSHESYELGCKMNFGIFLPPQVEEGPVPVIYWLSGLTCTEANFVQKAGAQKYASEQGVILVAPDTSPRNLNIPGEDDDWDFGTGAGFYVDALKEPWKKHYRMYSYVTKELPALINEKFPVLPDKQSIMGHSMGGHGALICALKNPGLYKTVSAFAPISNPISCPWGKKAFSGYLGGTETNAAWREWDATELAKKYNGPPLDILVDQGKEDKFLKNGQLLPENLLSAAKDAGLSLVLRFQESYDHSYFFISTFIEDHIKHHVKYLKS; from the exons ATGCCAGATATTACCGAAGTTTCTAGCAACAAAGTTTTCGGCGGATGGCAGAAAGTCTATTCACACGAAAG CTATGAATTAGGATGTAAAATGAATTTTGGAATCTTCCTACCACCGCAAGTGGAAGAAGGACCTGTACCCGTCATTTATTGGTTATCTGGCTTGACATGTACAGAAGCTAATTTTGTTCAGAAAGCAGGTGCACAAAAATATGCTTCTGAACAAGGAGTAATCTTAGTTGCACCTGATACTAGCCCTCGCAATCTTAATATACCTGGAGAAGATGATGATTGGGATTTTGGAACTGGTGCTGGTTTTTATGTTGATGCACTAAAGGAGCCTTGGAAAAAACATTATAGAATGTATAGCTATGTTACTAAGGAACTACCAGCtttgattaatgaaaaatttcctGTTTTACCGGACAAACAATCCATAATGGGTCATAG TATGGGTGGACATGGAGCTTTAATATGTGCTTTAAAAAATCCTGGTTTATACAAAACAGTATCTGCTTTTGCACCTATAAGTAATCCAATTTCATGTCCATGGGGGAAAAAGGCTTTCTCCGGTTATTTGGGTGGGACAGAAACTAACGCTGCATGGAGAGAATGGGATGCTACAGAACTAGCTAAAAAGTACAATGGACCTCCTTTGGATATTTTGGTTGACCAG GGAAAAGAAGATAAGTTCTTGAAAAATGGACAATTGCTACCAGAAAATTTACTATCAGCTGCAAAAGATGCTGGATTATCTTTAGTTCTTAGATTTCAAGAAAGCTATGATCATAGTTACTTTTTTATATCTACATTCATAGAAGATCATATTAAACATCATGTAAAATATCTTAAATcttaa